From Helicobacter sp. MIT 05-5293, one genomic window encodes:
- a CDS encoding XRE family transcriptional regulator, with protein MENIIKQICKTYNLTYRELGESLGYGEEAISKAARTDKISTPMAKACEMFLHIKELESKVSTLDELSIILQKLTLKA; from the coding sequence TAAAACTTACAATCTTACTTATAGGGAGCTAGGCGAGAGTTTAGGCTATGGCGAAGAGGCTATCTCTAAAGCTGCACGAACTGATAAAATCTCTACTCCTATGGCTAAAGCGTGTGAAATGTTTTTACATATCAAAGAGTTAGAATCCAAAGTATCAACCCTTGATGAACTCTCTATCATACTGCAAAAACTCACATTAAAAGCGTAA